The following are from one region of the Candidatus Obscuribacterales bacterium genome:
- a CDS encoding sce7726 family protein: MKELDVRRLLYQTEIRKILGDKPGSRVVDELELLRGEVRVDVAVINDMLHGYEIKSAADNLLRLPRQQEHYGKVFEKMTLVADERHVEEAVKIVPQCWGLIAVGLKDGKPHSYEVWPAITNRGLDKLALAQLLWREESLELLEYFDLAAGVRSKPRKVLWQTLARNLTVDQLKAFVCFKLKSRKGWKRRKRIKLREMN, encoded by the coding sequence ATGAAAGAGCTGGATGTAAGGCGTTTGCTTTACCAGACAGAAATACGCAAAATTCTTGGCGATAAACCAGGTAGTCGTGTTGTTGATGAATTAGAGCTTCTGCGCGGTGAAGTAAGAGTCGACGTGGCTGTTATAAACGACATGCTGCATGGCTATGAGATTAAGTCGGCCGCTGATAATTTGCTGCGTCTACCTAGACAGCAGGAGCATTACGGTAAGGTCTTTGAAAAGATGACCCTAGTTGCCGACGAAAGGCATGTTGAAGAAGCGGTCAAAATTGTCCCTCAATGCTGGGGTCTTATCGCCGTTGGTCTGAAAGACGGCAAGCCACATTCCTATGAAGTGTGGCCGGCAATTACTAATAGAGGTCTCGATAAACTAGCGCTTGCGCAATTACTTTGGCGTGAAGAGTCTCTTGAGCTCTTGGAGTATTTCGACCTGGCTGCCGGCGTGAGGAGCAAGCCAAGAAAGGTTCTATGGCAGACACTGGCTCGTAATTTGACAGTTGATCAATTGAAAGCCTTCGTCTGCTTCAAGCTGAAAAGCCGCAAGGGCTGGAAGAGAAGAAAGCGTATTAAGTTACGTGAAATGAATTAG
- a CDS encoding tetratricopeptide repeat protein encodes MDRRFQGRLLGLLSSTVLVSSLAAQAQVPLPGTTQTSTTPAQKDILTGQIRQNVVTAEKLLSQGKYSDAEDMFRQMLVSNPTDMVATVGLGMALAKQFKLDGADDMLDRVLAADPNNAIAHAGKATVALNRLQSSSGSIRSQRDQILQYAEGEAKRACSLAPADAECHYTLGAVLKEEGRLDEASSELRNAISFDPNHSSAYAALGKIQLDQGNIPQATDNLRRAVDLNSGNSSAHYGLGVAYLKQGMIDEALKELNISLYQFPNSAPVHLAMGQAYQKQGNDAAALKEYQLSILTKPENAEPYMNMAQIHETRGDLELALADLRSGLAQLPYNVDLRMNIADDLVKLEKADDAIKSYQTILSMSPNNPHAVKGLTQALTIKAQKAAAGALLASNDYESALKTLGEAMKLNPNDMELRLAQAKLMSLAGTKLDLSQLPQPTNDGERIAYAEALMAQGEYDKASSTVSDILSRQSDPLQVLAVADLATMIDDLDNADAAFKKAQTLGANADRVSRGFAQVSKLRAQAVNDVKVGNELLVKKQYEGAAQKFREAIATNPRLVDAHLGAAKALEKMPKPSPAVLNESAQQYKLYLSLKPPLTSKEQQKMQDLIARLSSKAAKLAQR; translated from the coding sequence ATGGACAGAAGATTCCAGGGAAGACTCTTAGGACTATTAAGTTCAACCGTGCTTGTAAGCTCACTGGCAGCGCAAGCACAGGTTCCGTTACCGGGCACCACTCAGACATCTACAACTCCGGCGCAGAAGGATATTCTCACTGGGCAAATCAGACAGAATGTTGTCACGGCTGAAAAATTGCTTTCGCAGGGCAAATATTCCGATGCTGAAGATATGTTCCGTCAGATGCTCGTTAGCAATCCAACGGATATGGTGGCAACTGTCGGTCTTGGCATGGCTCTTGCCAAGCAGTTTAAGCTTGATGGCGCAGATGACATGTTGGATCGCGTATTAGCTGCCGATCCAAACAATGCAATTGCACACGCAGGCAAGGCTACAGTCGCCTTAAATCGTCTGCAATCATCATCCGGGTCTATTCGTTCACAGCGCGATCAAATTTTGCAATACGCTGAAGGCGAAGCAAAGCGTGCTTGCTCGTTGGCACCGGCTGATGCTGAATGTCACTACACATTAGGTGCGGTACTCAAGGAAGAAGGACGTCTTGACGAGGCTTCTTCTGAATTGCGTAATGCCATTAGCTTTGATCCTAACCATTCGTCAGCCTATGCTGCTTTGGGTAAGATTCAACTGGATCAAGGCAATATTCCACAAGCAACAGACAATTTACGCCGTGCTGTTGATTTGAATTCCGGCAATTCCAGTGCTCACTATGGACTGGGTGTTGCTTATTTGAAGCAAGGCATGATAGATGAAGCTTTGAAAGAGTTGAACATTTCACTTTATCAATTCCCGAATAGCGCACCTGTGCATTTAGCGATGGGACAGGCCTATCAAAAGCAAGGCAATGACGCTGCTGCTCTTAAAGAGTATCAATTGTCCATTTTGACCAAGCCGGAAAACGCTGAGCCTTATATGAATATGGCGCAGATTCATGAAACTCGTGGTGACTTGGAGTTGGCTTTGGCTGACTTGCGTTCAGGTCTTGCCCAGCTTCCATACAATGTCGATTTGCGCATGAACATTGCCGACGATTTGGTAAAGCTGGAAAAGGCTGATGATGCAATTAAGAGCTACCAGACAATTTTGAGCATGAGTCCAAATAACCCGCATGCAGTTAAGGGTTTGACGCAAGCTCTGACCATCAAGGCTCAAAAGGCCGCAGCTGGAGCATTGCTTGCTTCAAATGACTATGAGTCGGCTCTGAAGACTTTGGGCGAAGCTATGAAGCTCAACCCGAATGATATGGAATTGCGTTTGGCACAAGCTAAATTGATGTCGCTTGCCGGCACCAAGCTTGACTTGAGCCAACTACCGCAGCCGACAAATGACGGCGAGCGCATAGCTTACGCTGAAGCTCTAATGGCACAAGGTGAATACGATAAAGCGTCTTCAACCGTGTCAGATATCTTGAGCCGTCAAAGCGATCCGTTGCAAGTTCTGGCAGTAGCTGATTTGGCAACAATGATTGATGACCTGGACAATGCAGATGCTGCATTTAAAAAGGCTCAAACACTGGGTGCCAACGCTGACAGAGTAAGTCGTGGATTTGCTCAAGTATCAAAGCTCAGAGCACAAGCTGTTAACGATGTAAAAGTCGGCAACGAATTGCTCGTTAAAAAGCAATACGAAGGTGCAGCACAAAAATTCCGTGAAGCTATCGCCACCAATCCAAGATTGGTAGATGCTCACTTAGGCGCTGCCAAAGCTTTGGAAAAAATGCCGAAGCCTTCGCCTGCCGTACTTAACGAGTCAGCCCAGCAATACAAACTGTATCTTTCCTTGAAGCCACCTCTGACTTCCAAGGAACAACAGAAGATGCAAGATCTTATTGCTAGACTAAGCTCTAAGGCTGCCAAATTAGCGCAGCGCTAA
- a CDS encoding peroxidase-related enzyme (This protein belongs to a clade of uncharacterized proteins related to peroxidases such as the alkylhydroperoxidase AhpD.) produces the protein MSRIAAISPESATGKVKDIYDAINKKLGKVPNIFQHMANSPAVLEGYMSFSRALDGGVLPPKLRELIAIAVAEINVCQYCLSAHMAIAKSIGMTEQELKLARDQRSDNDKWNAALKFVRQMVTTDAEMKDDDIAQVKEAGFTDAEIAEIIAVVALNQFTNYFNLTVQPEIDFPKIETAFPV, from the coding sequence ATGAGTCGAATTGCCGCTATAAGTCCTGAATCTGCCACTGGCAAGGTAAAGGACATATACGATGCCATCAACAAGAAGTTGGGCAAGGTGCCGAATATTTTTCAGCATATGGCCAATTCACCAGCTGTCTTAGAAGGCTATATGAGTTTCAGTCGCGCTCTTGATGGTGGGGTTTTGCCGCCAAAATTGAGAGAACTAATTGCCATTGCTGTAGCTGAAATAAATGTCTGCCAGTATTGCTTGTCTGCGCACATGGCAATTGCAAAATCCATCGGTATGACGGAACAAGAGTTGAAATTAGCTCGGGATCAGCGATCGGACAATGATAAGTGGAACGCCGCTTTAAAATTCGTGCGCCAAATGGTGACAACTGACGCCGAAATGAAAGATGATGACATTGCTCAAGTGAAAGAAGCAGGTTTTACTGATGCGGAAATTGCAGAAATTATCGCAGTAGTTGCTCTCAATCAGTTCACCAACTACTTCAATTTGACCGTGCAGCCGGAAATTGATTTCCCGAAAATCGAAACCGCATTTCCTGTATAG
- a CDS encoding FAD-binding oxidoreductase produces the protein MAECKLSRRLFIARGLAAAAGSVFIAPGVNAELIARGLYGKKELDITALKKSFKGELFTPKDEGFNSAVYGELWNKLAVNPKRAPQLVAKVTNDDDVIAVIKFAKENQLKVAVRGGGHNWCAPSIRSSGVMIDLSNLTKVISIDTEKRIAVTEPIVSNRDMQAALNAKGLSYPTGHCPPVKMSGYLLSGGMAWNQGTWGPGVGSIEAIEMVTSDGELITASKDQNQDYFWAARGAGPGLFAVCLRYHLKLYPLPQYIAASVFYYPYDKIVEIAEWLGPLASQLPSSVELSLFAVQAPSELAEQCKANNGKVALVTGTVFADTEAEAKDALAPLNNCPLMAQCLQKTIAEKTDFEKLFDASGALWPGDLRCRVDALFSNAELADLFRATKEHFQKLESPKTVLMFAIFTGKNVPAPLLDAAFSMTGKLYGGPWTMWDNESDDARNQAWHEECMKLLTPLIVGHYVSETNTVGHPEYAKASYKAENWSRLEVLRKKHDPHGVFFSYFDGLS, from the coding sequence GTGGCAGAATGTAAACTTTCACGTCGTTTATTTATTGCTAGAGGTCTGGCAGCCGCTGCCGGCTCAGTCTTTATAGCTCCCGGTGTTAATGCCGAGCTCATTGCCAGAGGGTTGTATGGAAAAAAAGAGCTCGATATTACGGCTCTAAAAAAGTCTTTTAAAGGTGAATTGTTTACGCCTAAAGATGAAGGCTTCAATAGCGCTGTCTATGGAGAACTCTGGAATAAGTTGGCAGTAAATCCCAAGCGCGCACCGCAATTGGTGGCTAAAGTCACCAACGACGATGATGTTATTGCTGTCATAAAGTTTGCCAAGGAAAATCAATTGAAAGTTGCGGTGCGCGGCGGAGGGCACAACTGGTGTGCACCGTCTATTCGTAGTTCGGGAGTTATGATTGATCTTTCCAATTTGACCAAAGTTATTTCCATAGATACGGAAAAACGCATTGCCGTCACAGAACCTATCGTCAGCAACAGGGACATGCAAGCGGCACTTAATGCTAAGGGCTTGTCCTATCCGACAGGACATTGTCCGCCGGTAAAGATGAGCGGTTATCTATTGAGTGGTGGCATGGCATGGAATCAAGGCACTTGGGGACCAGGTGTAGGTAGCATTGAAGCGATTGAAATGGTCACATCTGACGGTGAGCTTATAACCGCCAGCAAAGATCAAAACCAAGATTATTTTTGGGCGGCACGTGGAGCTGGCCCTGGACTATTTGCAGTTTGTCTGCGCTATCATCTGAAGCTGTATCCTTTGCCTCAGTATATTGCCGCTAGTGTCTTCTACTATCCGTACGACAAAATTGTTGAAATTGCCGAATGGCTAGGACCACTGGCCAGTCAATTACCTAGCTCGGTCGAGCTTAGTCTTTTTGCTGTTCAGGCGCCGTCTGAGTTGGCTGAGCAATGCAAAGCAAATAACGGCAAAGTGGCATTAGTTACAGGCACAGTCTTTGCTGATACGGAAGCTGAAGCAAAGGATGCTCTGGCGCCTCTAAATAATTGTCCATTGATGGCTCAATGTTTGCAGAAGACTATTGCTGAAAAGACGGATTTTGAAAAACTATTTGATGCATCCGGCGCACTTTGGCCGGGAGATTTACGCTGCCGTGTGGATGCACTTTTCTCAAATGCCGAATTGGCTGATTTGTTTAGGGCAACCAAAGAGCATTTTCAAAAACTTGAATCACCAAAGACCGTTTTGATGTTTGCCATATTCACAGGCAAGAATGTACCTGCGCCTCTTTTGGATGCAGCGTTTTCTATGACTGGCAAGCTGTATGGCGGGCCGTGGACAATGTGGGACAACGAAAGTGATGATGCCAGAAATCAGGCTTGGCATGAAGAGTGTATGAAACTTTTGACTCCACTTATTGTCGGGCACTATGTCTCAGAGACAAACACGGTCGGTCATCCGGAATATGCTAAGGCATCGTATAAAGCGGAAAACTGGTCGAGACTGGAAGTATTACGTAAGAAGCACGATCCTCATGGGGTGTTCTTCTCGTATTTTGATGGGTTGAGCTAG
- the dnaK gene encoding molecular chaperone DnaK — protein MAEKIIGIDLGTTNSCVAVVEQGRAVVIPNSEGYNTTPSVVAFTKDGEKLVGQLAKRQAVMNPERTIQSIKRHMGSKYKVEMDHRTFSPEQISAHVLQKLKKQAQDYLGQRVEKAIITVPAYFDDAQRLATRDAGQIAGLDVVRIVNEPTACALTYGMHKVNTSSKVVVFDFGGGTFDVTILEISEGVLHVKSTNGNNQLGGDDFDRIIGKWIEERLKFQLHYDPETNPVALQRIKEAAEAAKIELSSRSSTNIQLPFLATGADGSPINFEAELKIDEFEKLTKNLVESARTPVEKALADAKLTFSDINSIILAGGTTRIPQVQRLIRDMFNQDPVRAVNPDEAVAMGAAVQGGILTGELDEILLLDVIPMSLGIEKPDGKVVNLFKRNTVIPFNKKVILTNNSDRQTAIRGHLVQGESEEAWENKSIARFSIPLPDLAPAKSLQFEVNFSIDVDGIFFCDVLDKDGNKATVELIRTNGLSREELEKLANEAQAEADTERVAVERNHASAQAQVVLTNTEELLSKNGDETLQAEKEAVRQAINQLRNAVLESDTADITRKTHDLEGIVAQYLKSSAGKNGVSV, from the coding sequence ATGGCTGAGAAAATAATCGGTATTGATTTGGGAACAACTAACTCTTGTGTTGCAGTTGTTGAGCAAGGGCGGGCCGTTGTTATACCTAATTCGGAAGGCTATAACACAACGCCTTCTGTTGTCGCTTTCACCAAAGACGGCGAAAAATTGGTCGGGCAGTTGGCTAAACGCCAGGCCGTAATGAACCCGGAGAGGACGATTCAGTCAATTAAACGCCATATGGGCAGCAAGTACAAAGTGGAAATGGACCACAGGACATTTTCACCCGAGCAAATATCCGCGCATGTTTTGCAAAAACTCAAGAAGCAGGCCCAGGATTACTTAGGGCAACGCGTGGAAAAGGCAATTATTACGGTTCCGGCATACTTTGATGATGCACAAAGATTGGCAACACGAGATGCAGGACAAATTGCCGGACTGGATGTAGTGCGCATAGTCAACGAACCTACCGCATGCGCTTTGACTTACGGCATGCACAAGGTCAATACATCATCGAAAGTAGTTGTCTTTGACTTTGGTGGTGGCACATTTGACGTTACCATTTTAGAGATTAGTGAAGGCGTGTTACATGTGAAGTCAACCAACGGTAACAACCAGCTGGGTGGCGATGATTTTGACAGAATCATAGGCAAATGGATCGAAGAACGTTTGAAGTTTCAATTGCACTATGATCCCGAAACTAATCCTGTTGCGTTGCAACGCATCAAAGAAGCTGCAGAGGCTGCAAAAATTGAGTTGTCCAGTCGTTCTTCAACAAATATTCAATTACCGTTTTTGGCAACTGGTGCCGATGGTTCGCCAATTAACTTTGAAGCGGAATTGAAAATAGACGAATTTGAAAAACTTACTAAGAATCTGGTTGAATCGGCAAGGACGCCTGTAGAAAAGGCTTTAGCGGACGCTAAATTAACCTTCTCAGACATTAACAGCATCATTCTTGCCGGTGGCACTACGCGCATACCTCAGGTGCAGCGACTTATTCGAGATATGTTCAATCAAGATCCTGTAAGAGCCGTCAATCCCGACGAGGCAGTGGCAATGGGTGCGGCCGTTCAAGGTGGAATTCTTACTGGTGAACTTGATGAGATACTCCTTCTGGATGTAATTCCAATGTCATTGGGCATAGAAAAGCCTGATGGTAAGGTCGTAAATCTCTTCAAGCGCAACACGGTAATTCCTTTCAACAAGAAAGTCATTTTGACCAATAACTCCGATAGGCAGACAGCGATACGCGGACACCTTGTTCAAGGTGAGTCGGAGGAAGCCTGGGAAAATAAGTCAATTGCTCGTTTTTCCATTCCTTTACCGGATCTGGCGCCTGCTAAATCGCTGCAATTTGAGGTGAATTTCAGTATTGACGTGGATGGTATTTTCTTCTGTGATGTTCTCGACAAAGACGGTAACAAAGCTACAGTAGAGTTGATCCGCACCAATGGTTTGAGCAGAGAAGAATTGGAAAAACTGGCCAATGAGGCTCAAGCAGAAGCGGATACGGAAAGGGTTGCCGTTGAGCGCAATCATGCATCAGCACAGGCTCAGGTAGTACTTACAAATACCGAAGAGTTGCTGTCGAAAAATGGTGATGAGACACTGCAGGCGGAGAAGGAAGCTGTCAGACAGGCTATCAACCAATTGCGCAACGCTGTTTTAGAGTCCGATACGGCTGATATTACCCGTAAAACGCATGACCTTGAGGGCATAGTTGCCCAGTATTTGAAGAGTTCCGCCGGCAAAAATGGTGTTTCAGTTTAA
- the dnaK gene encoding molecular chaperone DnaK — MSHKIIGIDLGTTNSCVAVIEGGLPVVIPNSEGYPTTPSVVAFTPDGNKLVGQLAKRQAVMNPERTIESIKRHMGTKDKIVLDHRVYSPEQISAVILQKLKKQAQDYLGEKVSKAIVTVPAYFDDAQRLATRDAGLIAGLDVVRIVNEPTSSALTYGLHKINQTSRVVVFDFGGGTFDVTVLEIHDHVLHVKAINGNMQLGGDDFDRVIIDWMKTKLKEQSGIDIENNIVALQRFREAAEAAKIELSSCSSTLIKLPFIAEDHKGHPVDFEAVLTVFDFNRMTKHLVEAAKLPVERVLEDAKLNVSHVDQILLAGGTTRIPAVQQLIRDIFQKDPLRAVNPDEAVAVGAAIQGGILAGELDDILLLDVVPMSLGIETPHGHVANLFRRNTHIPIKKKVVLTNNTDKQKAIKGHIVQGESDKASENKSIARFSIPLPRTASPRSLEYEVTFSVDVDGIFCVDVVDDQTGKKVDIELVRTQGLTREELKELAEQASLESAEETMVSERNEATMQAQCYLSDAERMLAKNAARRLLAEQAAVRQAMNNVRNAVLEGETSDILKRIEELTGEMSRFGKTKTRGVSF, encoded by the coding sequence ATGAGTCACAAAATTATCGGTATCGACTTAGGCACGACCAACTCCTGCGTAGCTGTCATTGAGGGCGGCTTGCCTGTTGTTATTCCGAATTCGGAAGGTTATCCTACAACGCCTAGTGTTGTTGCATTTACCCCTGACGGCAATAAGCTTGTCGGCCAATTGGCTAAGCGTCAGGCAGTTATGAATCCTGAACGAACGATTGAGTCAATTAAAAGACACATGGGTACGAAGGACAAAATAGTTCTCGACCATCGCGTGTATTCTCCGGAACAGATCTCTGCCGTTATCCTGCAGAAGCTCAAGAAGCAGGCCCAGGATTATCTAGGCGAGAAAGTCTCAAAAGCTATTGTTACTGTTCCAGCGTATTTCGATGATGCTCAGCGTTTGGCTACGCGGGACGCCGGACTTATTGCCGGACTAGATGTTGTTCGTATCGTCAATGAGCCGACAAGTAGTGCTTTGACCTATGGACTGCACAAAATCAATCAGACTTCGCGAGTCGTTGTATTCGACTTTGGCGGTGGTACATTCGACGTCACTGTACTAGAAATCCACGATCATGTTTTGCACGTCAAGGCAATAAACGGCAACATGCAATTGGGTGGTGACGATTTTGACAGAGTAATTATTGACTGGATGAAAACTAAGCTCAAAGAACAGAGTGGCATCGACATTGAAAATAACATTGTGGCATTGCAGCGTTTTCGCGAAGCGGCGGAGGCGGCAAAGATAGAACTATCGAGCTGTAGTTCTACTCTCATAAAACTGCCTTTCATTGCCGAAGATCATAAAGGGCATCCAGTCGACTTTGAGGCTGTTCTTACTGTTTTTGACTTTAATCGCATGACAAAGCATTTGGTCGAAGCAGCCAAGCTGCCTGTAGAAAGAGTTCTGGAGGATGCCAAACTGAATGTCAGCCACGTTGATCAAATTCTATTAGCTGGTGGTACAACAAGAATTCCTGCCGTTCAGCAGCTTATTCGTGATATCTTTCAAAAGGACCCCTTGCGGGCAGTAAACCCGGATGAGGCAGTGGCTGTTGGTGCAGCCATTCAGGGCGGCATTTTGGCTGGTGAATTGGATGATATCTTGCTGTTAGATGTTGTGCCCATGTCTTTAGGCATTGAGACGCCGCATGGTCATGTGGCCAATCTGTTTAGGCGCAACACGCATATTCCAATTAAGAAGAAAGTAGTTCTCACAAATAATACCGACAAGCAAAAGGCAATTAAGGGACATATTGTTCAAGGTGAAAGCGACAAAGCTTCCGAGAATAAATCAATTGCTCGTTTTTCCATTCCATTGCCACGCACGGCTTCACCTCGTTCGCTTGAATACGAGGTTACGTTTAGCGTTGATGTAGACGGCATTTTTTGTGTTGATGTGGTCGATGACCAAACAGGCAAAAAGGTCGATATAGAACTAGTACGAACACAAGGACTAACAAGAGAAGAATTGAAGGAACTTGCTGAGCAAGCCAGCCTTGAATCTGCCGAAGAGACAATGGTCTCTGAACGCAATGAGGCGACAATGCAGGCTCAATGTTATCTTTCTGATGCAGAAAGAATGCTTGCTAAAAATGCCGCCAGAAGACTGTTGGCAGAACAAGCTGCTGTGCGCCAAGCAATGAATAATGTTCGCAATGCTGTATTGGAAGGTGAAACAAGCGATATTCTCAAGAGAATTGAGGAGCTGACGGGTGAAATGTCCCGCTTCGGCAAAACTAAAACGCGCGGTGTATCCTTCTAG